One window of the Parasphingopyxis algicola genome contains the following:
- a CDS encoding ParB/RepB/Spo0J family partition protein, with translation MQLNHIPLDHLKVSPLNMRHSRKKPDVSDILPSIRQRGIIQPLLVKPNGKPDRYDIYAGRRRFFAMKAIAREGDSNPVLPCLILDKNDDADAVEASILENTARLEPDEMEQYEAFKRLADKGRGVAEIADTFGVTELMVKRRLALANLLPALRKAYAKEEIDGRTITALTMASKSQQEEWWALFRSADDHAPRGHQLKAWLCGGAHITADKAIFPIDDYPGEILADLFGEEGAFADADLFWEHQNAAIAALVQGYTDKGWSDCVVLDRGAYFDRWNHAKTPKKDGGKVFIEVRHTGEVMVHEGYLTEQEARRREKAANDEAARKPAKPEMTGPMIDYIDLHRHAAARTTLLGHPGVALRLAASHMIAGSRLWRVEAEPQATRKEATRESIAASKAQAAFAKERTEIAALLDMDVETDTIVRNNGDDWRLAAIFARLLGHDDDTVLRILTFVMAETLEAGTATVEALGAAIPIDMAGYWTPDEAFFALLRDKQIVNAMLGEIAGRQVADANVSTTAKVQKGIIRDVLAGEGDRTANPDWRPRWVLFPPDCYRDEAGCAPVANHRRIADLFAEATK, from the coding sequence ATGCAACTCAACCATATCCCGCTCGATCACTTGAAGGTCTCGCCGCTCAATATGCGGCATTCGCGCAAGAAGCCGGACGTATCCGACATCCTGCCCTCGATCCGCCAGCGCGGCATCATTCAGCCGCTCTTGGTCAAGCCCAACGGCAAGCCCGACCGTTACGACATCTATGCGGGCAGGCGGCGCTTCTTCGCGATGAAAGCCATCGCCAGGGAGGGCGACAGTAATCCGGTCTTGCCTTGCCTGATACTCGACAAGAATGACGACGCCGATGCGGTCGAGGCGTCGATATTGGAGAACACCGCTCGGCTCGAACCCGACGAGATGGAGCAATATGAGGCCTTTAAGCGGCTCGCCGACAAGGGGCGCGGCGTCGCCGAGATCGCCGACACGTTCGGCGTGACCGAATTGATGGTGAAGCGGCGGTTGGCGCTCGCCAACCTTTTGCCTGCCCTCCGCAAGGCCTATGCCAAGGAGGAAATCGACGGCCGGACGATCACGGCACTGACTATGGCGAGCAAAAGCCAGCAGGAGGAATGGTGGGCGCTGTTCCGGTCCGCAGACGATCATGCCCCGCGCGGGCACCAGTTGAAGGCGTGGCTGTGCGGCGGCGCGCATATCACCGCCGACAAGGCGATATTTCCAATCGACGATTATCCGGGCGAAATACTGGCCGATCTATTCGGTGAAGAGGGCGCGTTCGCCGATGCAGACCTGTTCTGGGAGCATCAGAACGCGGCTATAGCAGCACTGGTGCAGGGCTATACCGACAAGGGTTGGAGTGATTGTGTCGTGCTCGACCGGGGCGCGTATTTTGATCGTTGGAACCATGCCAAAACGCCGAAGAAGGACGGCGGCAAGGTGTTTATCGAGGTTCGGCACACTGGTGAGGTCATGGTCCATGAGGGTTATCTGACCGAACAGGAAGCGCGCCGCCGCGAGAAGGCGGCGAACGACGAGGCAGCACGCAAACCCGCCAAGCCGGAAATGACCGGGCCGATGATCGATTATATCGACTTGCACCGTCACGCGGCAGCGCGGACGACCTTGCTGGGCCATCCCGGCGTCGCGCTGCGGCTCGCGGCCTCGCATATGATCGCCGGGTCGCGGCTTTGGCGCGTCGAGGCCGAGCCGCAGGCCACGCGCAAGGAGGCGACGCGCGAGAGCATTGCCGCGTCGAAGGCGCAAGCCGCGTTCGCCAAGGAGCGGACCGAGATCGCGGCGCTTCTCGATATGGATGTCGAGACCGATACCATCGTCCGCAACAATGGCGACGACTGGCGGCTTGCGGCGATTTTCGCGCGGCTGTTGGGGCATGACGACGATACGGTACTGCGCATCCTGACCTTCGTCATGGCCGAGACGTTGGAAGCTGGAACCGCGACGGTCGAGGCGCTGGGCGCGGCCATCCCTATCGATATGGCGGGCTATTGGACGCCGGACGAGGCGTTTTTCGCGCTGCTGCGCGACAAGCAGATCGTCAATGCGATGCTCGGCGAGATCGCCGGGCGGCAGGTCGCCGACGCCAATGTCAGCACCACCGCTAAGGTGCAGAAGGGCATCATCCGCGACGTGCTGGCGGGCGAAGGAGACCGCACCGCCAATCCCGATTGGCGGCCGCGCTGGGTGCTGTTTCCGCCCGACTGCTATCGCGACGAGGCTGGCTGTGCGCCTGTCGCCAATCATCGGCGGATCGCGGACCTGTTCGCCGAGGCAACGAAATAG
- a CDS encoding SH3 domain-containing protein, with protein MARQTRNDGCLVLGAILVLVFLAERCSVDGGRTSSHNSPSNQSAGERYYVTADVLNCREAPTTGADVISTLSYRLPVRVMETRSGWGKINLFEDCWASMAYLSQDRPVIRDAAPPPSRLAESPRPAPQISDAAIRREIVANSRAAYSGSCPCPDSRMRNGRRCGGNSAYSRPGRASPLCYPDDVAQYQIDAYRQRHSR; from the coding sequence ATGGCCCGGCAAACCCGCAATGATGGGTGCCTCGTCCTCGGGGCGATTTTGGTACTCGTCTTTCTGGCCGAGCGTTGCAGCGTGGATGGCGGTCGGACATCTTCTCACAATTCCCCGTCAAATCAATCAGCCGGCGAACGCTATTATGTGACGGCGGACGTCCTGAACTGCCGCGAGGCGCCCACAACCGGCGCGGATGTAATTTCCACACTCTCCTATCGCCTGCCTGTACGGGTTATGGAAACCCGGTCCGGCTGGGGGAAGATCAACCTGTTTGAGGATTGCTGGGCATCGATGGCCTATCTTTCCCAAGACCGTCCGGTCATTCGGGACGCGGCGCCACCGCCAAGCCGGTTGGCCGAAAGTCCCCGGCCCGCACCGCAGATCTCCGATGCCGCAATCCGGCGCGAGATTGTCGCGAATTCGCGGGCAGCCTATTCGGGCAGCTGCCCATGTCCCGACAGCCGGATGCGCAACGGGCGGCGTTGTGGCGGCAACAGCGCGTATTCGCGGCCCGGCCGAGCTTCGCCGCTTTGTTACCCCGATGATGTCGCCCAGTATCAGATTGACGCCTATCGTCAGCGTCACAGCCGCTAG
- a CDS encoding winged helix DNA-binding protein codes for MMLHNVIQISNRLETLARELRQLAPSSESDDSIPADLKGRLREEIADRYRRRAVFNGEISGDPDWDILLDLTLARLTGRDVSVSSACIAANCPATTALRHLARLVEKGFVHRERDPYDGRRVYTRLTRPGFRLMCDYFDRRPASDLNGSPNGLNGADRSHMIPSGDGVPRGHH; via the coding sequence ATGATGCTTCACAACGTAATCCAGATCAGCAACCGGCTTGAGACGCTCGCCCGCGAATTGCGCCAGCTCGCCCCGTCATCGGAGTCCGATGACAGCATACCCGCTGACCTGAAAGGTCGGCTTCGCGAAGAGATTGCAGACCGCTACCGGCGGCGCGCGGTGTTCAACGGCGAGATCAGCGGAGATCCTGACTGGGACATTTTGCTTGACCTGACACTGGCCAGGCTGACCGGCCGTGACGTATCGGTTTCAAGCGCCTGTATTGCCGCCAACTGCCCCGCAACCACGGCGCTTCGTCATCTCGCCCGCCTTGTCGAAAAAGGCTTTGTGCACCGTGAGCGCGACCCTTATGACGGGCGACGCGTCTACACACGCCTCACGCGCCCGGGATTTCGCCTGATGTGCGACTATTTCGATCGAAGGCCTGCGTCGGATTTGAACGGTTCGCCCAATGGCCTGAACGGTGCGGACCGATCGCATATGATCCCAAGCGGTGATGGTGTTCCTCGTGGCCACCATTGA
- a CDS encoding GNAT family N-acetyltransferase: MANKRLSNDHKTKLRGRKSLMKQSRFGAGRKPRGPVEQFSPKVGRCARTSRAKGNRLRRARWEEIVPWLNRARRSLDLADTDHIKHLLAHNSDLIRLIIDQRTDEPRGFFAYLPLNERGAMSIVSGGFSGRAPDSQLIAPAGQTPTAIYFWLTYAPGALASSVCGILDCLGAIAPQGCPIFSRSVTAHSKRLSEAIGFEPAQRVYPNAPDWLQVCLPQKDMPDTTGRTNNAPTIEVLRVRTVEELTQVISVRSAVYMAEQLCRFDEEFDGNDLCATQFLGLVNGDPAGCIRLRYFGDFAKLERLAVRKQYRKSRLAYRLVRTALDHARQKNFLRIYGHSRDDLVRFWQIFGFRLMDDRPTFTFANVDYREMVAELEPDDRAIRFGVNPMIAIRQEGFWDEEGPLERSNHVPDPVQAAKVAHNMRRLGA, translated from the coding sequence ATGGCTAACAAGCGGCTAAGCAATGACCATAAAACAAAATTGCGCGGGCGGAAAAGTCTTATGAAACAATCGCGTTTCGGTGCGGGTCGCAAGCCGCGCGGGCCAGTCGAACAATTCTCGCCGAAGGTGGGGCGCTGCGCCCGCACATCGCGGGCCAAGGGCAACCGCTTGCGACGTGCCAGATGGGAGGAGATCGTCCCCTGGCTCAATCGCGCCCGGCGATCGCTCGACCTCGCCGATACCGATCACATCAAACACCTACTGGCCCATAACTCCGATTTGATCCGGCTGATTATTGATCAAAGGACAGACGAGCCGCGGGGCTTTTTTGCCTATCTGCCGCTTAACGAGCGGGGCGCGATGTCGATCGTCTCCGGCGGGTTTTCGGGGCGAGCGCCCGACTCGCAATTGATCGCGCCAGCCGGTCAGACGCCCACCGCGATCTATTTCTGGCTGACCTACGCTCCGGGCGCGCTGGCCAGCAGCGTGTGCGGCATATTGGACTGTTTGGGTGCGATCGCCCCGCAGGGTTGCCCGATTTTCTCGCGGTCGGTTACCGCGCATTCAAAGCGGTTGAGCGAAGCCATCGGCTTTGAGCCGGCGCAACGCGTTTATCCCAATGCGCCCGACTGGCTGCAAGTATGTCTACCGCAAAAGGACATGCCGGATACGACTGGACGGACGAACAATGCGCCCACAATTGAGGTTCTTCGCGTACGAACCGTTGAAGAGCTGACCCAAGTGATTTCGGTGCGCTCGGCCGTCTACATGGCCGAACAGCTCTGCCGGTTTGACGAAGAATTCGATGGCAACGACCTGTGTGCGACCCAGTTTCTAGGGCTGGTTAACGGCGATCCGGCGGGCTGTATCCGGCTGCGCTATTTTGGAGATTTCGCCAAGCTCGAACGGCTCGCGGTCCGGAAGCAGTATCGCAAATCCCGGCTGGCCTATCGCTTAGTGCGCACGGCGCTCGACCATGCGCGGCAAAAAAACTTCCTGCGCATCTACGGTCATTCGCGCGACGACCTGGTGCGATTTTGGCAGATATTCGGGTTTCGCCTGATGGACGATCGCCCGACCTTCACCTTCGCCAATGTCGATTATCGCGAGATGGTCGCCGAGCTCGAGCCGGATGACCGAGCCATTCGTTTCGGCGTCAATCCCATGATCGCCATCCGTCAGGAAGGATTTTGGGACGAGGAGGGGCCGCTCGAACGGTCCAATCATGTGCCTGATCCCGTGCAAGCCGCCAAAGTTGCGCACAATATGCGGCGGTTGGGCGCATGA
- a CDS encoding substrate-binding domain-containing protein — protein sequence MRKIARSMIDAAREGVGDARNVLIHPGQITIACGEGIGSVWLTPMMGTLQARVPDLITALHCDYDLASDHSERADLGITFFQPTDPDLIVARLGTLHFRCYGTERYFNAHGRPDRPEDMRHHKFIEQAAPGVNSQLREFFIGSAGGDDFIRFRTNSSLAVYYAVRTGSGLAFMPTYISHLTDKLQMVDIGVPLKFEMRYFYHREARESPAVRTAIEWLKAAFDPHIYPYFADEFIHPDDCRAVAADRKVFPLFPSLQE from the coding sequence ATGCGCAAGATTGCACGATCGATGATTGACGCCGCGCGCGAGGGTGTCGGCGATGCGCGCAACGTGCTCATCCATCCGGGCCAGATCACCATTGCCTGCGGTGAAGGCATTGGCTCGGTGTGGCTCACGCCGATGATGGGCACGTTGCAGGCGCGCGTACCCGATCTGATCACGGCCTTGCATTGCGATTACGATTTGGCCAGCGATCACAGCGAACGGGCCGACTTGGGGATCACCTTTTTCCAGCCAACCGATCCCGACCTGATTGTGGCGCGGCTCGGGACTCTGCATTTCCGCTGCTATGGGACGGAACGCTATTTCAACGCGCATGGCAGACCTGACCGACCGGAAGACATGCGCCACCACAAATTCATCGAGCAGGCGGCTCCTGGCGTGAATTCGCAGCTGCGCGAATTTTTTATCGGCAGCGCGGGCGGCGACGATTTCATCCGGTTCCGGACGAATTCAAGCCTCGCGGTCTATTATGCCGTCAGGACGGGCAGCGGACTGGCGTTCATGCCCACCTATATTTCGCATCTGACCGACAAACTGCAGATGGTGGATATCGGCGTGCCACTCAAATTCGAGATGCGCTATTTCTATCATCGCGAAGCCCGGGAAAGCCCTGCGGTTCGGACGGCTATCGAATGGCTAAAGGCCGCTTTCGATCCGCATATTTATCCTTATTTTGCCGATGAATTCATCCATCCGGATGATTGCCGCGCGGTCGCCGCAGATCGTAAAGTCTTTCCGCTTTTCCCATCGCTGCAGGAATAA
- a CDS encoding HipA domain-containing protein has translation MPADGAQITTAENDTLEERAATVPGKTVSGVQKKLLAYRDGAVYRPRINRGDPATHIAKFNAPERATLVQNENLTLTLAREVLGEKEVTAAHIAKLEGVDEIALVVERFDRADGRRLRLEDFAQILEVPSGRDFGGKYQSSYEEAASVIVKWSSRSAIDLLRFFRLIVFNCVVGNADAHLKNFSLLERPEGQRLSPAYDLMNTVAYGEYDADTGLSIGGKKRPLEAIERSLLRGFGREIGLEEAAVERAFSDLARKFADPGTLKFGSNVSFDDFRARYAEVVQANAQRIFT, from the coding sequence GTGCCTGCCGACGGCGCTCAAATCACCACAGCAGAAAATGACACGCTCGAGGAGCGCGCCGCAACCGTTCCGGGCAAAACCGTGTCAGGCGTTCAAAAGAAGCTGCTCGCATATCGCGACGGCGCGGTCTATCGGCCCCGCATAAACCGGGGCGATCCGGCAACTCACATTGCCAAATTCAACGCCCCCGAACGCGCCACATTGGTCCAAAACGAAAATCTCACACTTACGCTCGCTCGCGAGGTGCTTGGCGAAAAGGAGGTCACGGCTGCGCATATCGCTAAACTCGAAGGCGTCGATGAAATCGCGCTCGTCGTCGAGCGATTCGATCGCGCCGATGGGCGCCGCTTGAGGCTCGAGGATTTTGCCCAAATCCTGGAAGTTCCGAGCGGACGGGATTTCGGGGGAAAATATCAGTCGAGCTATGAAGAGGCAGCCAGCGTCATCGTGAAATGGTCGTCTCGCAGCGCCATCGACCTGCTGCGGTTTTTCCGACTGATCGTCTTCAACTGCGTCGTCGGCAATGCCGACGCGCATCTCAAGAACTTTTCGTTGCTGGAGCGGCCCGAAGGGCAGAGACTGAGCCCCGCTTATGATCTGATGAACACCGTTGCCTATGGCGAATACGATGCCGATACCGGCTTATCCATTGGTGGGAAAAAACGACCGTTGGAAGCAATCGAGCGGTCGCTATTGCGCGGTTTCGGCCGCGAGATCGGTCTGGAAGAGGCGGCGGTCGAACGGGCGTTCAGCGATTTGGCGAGAAAATTTGCCGATCCAGGAACGCTGAAATTCGGCTCGAATGTCTCGTTCGACGATTTCCGGGCCCGCTATGCCGAAGTCGTTCAAGCAAATGCCCAGAGGATATTCACATGA
- a CDS encoding helix-turn-helix transcriptional regulator, which produces MTQWPLDWTALVDEAIRRRKSEGLTQATLGELAGVSTPTVNAFERGEINLRLETVASILGVLGMFERPGPPDSFGMFRHQSRRRWNELTEPLPQHHPARQPLGYVEHSYSLDCEIEGLTLSGLRRVLSRMPKTSGWTPFWVPTREDLKPAIRDGSVECWLGKPDVERFHEDAAHSDFWQVTPDIYAYLRRGYQEDGESNLDPGTIFDVTLPIWRTAEVLLHAANLAARIDAKPNDTIQYAARYTGLEGRDLLAWASPRLIFEPGRPLRAQSTKADISVRTSSEEVQDALEQVIARCLPPLYERFDGYEAPQSLIVNQVAEFQQSVLQFSVR; this is translated from the coding sequence ATGACCCAGTGGCCACTCGACTGGACCGCCCTTGTCGATGAAGCAATCCGACGTCGCAAATCGGAGGGACTTACACAGGCAACGCTCGGGGAATTGGCGGGGGTGAGCACGCCCACCGTCAATGCGTTCGAACGCGGCGAGATCAATCTTCGGCTCGAGACGGTCGCGTCCATTCTCGGGGTTCTTGGCATGTTCGAGCGGCCCGGCCCGCCCGACAGCTTCGGGATGTTCCGGCATCAGTCTCGCCGGCGCTGGAATGAGCTCACCGAACCGCTGCCGCAACACCATCCGGCACGCCAGCCGCTGGGATATGTCGAACACAGCTATTCGCTCGACTGCGAAATTGAGGGTTTGACGCTATCGGGGCTGAGGCGCGTTCTTTCCCGGATGCCGAAAACGTCCGGCTGGACACCCTTCTGGGTTCCCACTCGCGAAGATCTCAAGCCGGCGATCCGGGATGGTTCGGTCGAATGCTGGCTAGGCAAGCCCGATGTTGAACGGTTCCATGAAGACGCGGCCCATAGTGATTTTTGGCAAGTCACGCCGGACATATACGCATATCTACGGCGTGGATATCAGGAGGATGGCGAATCCAATCTCGATCCCGGAACGATTTTCGATGTCACGTTGCCGATCTGGCGAACCGCCGAAGTCTTGCTGCACGCAGCCAATCTCGCGGCTCGCATCGATGCGAAGCCGAACGACACCATTCAATATGCAGCCCGCTATACCGGGCTGGAAGGCCGGGACCTTCTGGCATGGGCCAGTCCGCGGCTGATCTTTGAACCCGGGCGGCCGTTGCGCGCCCAATCGACCAAGGCGGACATATCCGTGCGGACGTCGTCGGAAGAGGTTCAGGACGCGTTGGAGCAGGTTATCGCACGGTGCCTACCGCCGCTTTACGAAAGGTTCGACGGCTATGAAGCGCCGCAAAGCCTGATCGTCAACCAAGTCGCCGAGTTTCAGCAGTCGGTCTTGCAATTTTCTGTTCGATGA
- a CDS encoding NAD(P)/FAD-dependent oxidoreductase, which yields MWRASCVERIDPVPLSNSLTVDLAIVGGGFTGCSAALEAALAGASVCLLEADEIGFGGSGRNVGLVNSGLWLTPDKIISKLGENEGGRLLAVLANAPDKVFALIAEHEIQCEATRSGTLHCAHSPAGVKDLENRYRQGTEMGAPYRLFDAQEASRRTGSESFWGALFDPRAGTIQPLAYCKGLARAAVAHGAQIFQNSPVTAFSYANDAWRVDVDGKVVTAKSLLIATNAYHFNAKKAFEPQIVRVGYCQFATVPLSIRELARTLPGKEGCWDTALVMSSFRLDDAGRLIVGGLGDLEGPARAIHEHWARKKLRELFPQLQVNHFEYCWGGRIAMTSDHIPKFVEFSPNALACFGYSGRGIGPGTVFGAAAAWALLTGNPDHLPLPAVARHDERFASARETYYEVGAAIVHATGLPL from the coding sequence TTGTGGCGGGCGAGCTGCGTAGAGCGGATCGATCCGGTTCCGCTCTCCAACTCGCTGACGGTAGACCTCGCCATTGTCGGCGGCGGTTTCACCGGCTGCTCCGCAGCGCTTGAAGCGGCGTTGGCGGGGGCGTCGGTTTGCCTGTTGGAGGCTGATGAAATTGGTTTTGGCGGATCGGGCCGCAATGTCGGGCTGGTAAATTCCGGCCTATGGCTTACGCCCGACAAGATTATTTCCAAGCTGGGTGAGAATGAAGGCGGGCGACTTCTTGCCGTATTAGCAAATGCGCCGGACAAAGTTTTTGCTTTGATTGCCGAGCATGAGATCCAGTGCGAAGCGACGCGCAGCGGTACGTTGCACTGCGCGCACTCCCCGGCGGGCGTAAAAGATTTGGAGAACAGGTATCGGCAGGGAACGGAAATGGGGGCGCCCTACCGTCTATTCGATGCCCAAGAGGCGTCTCGTCGCACAGGTTCCGAGAGTTTTTGGGGCGCGCTTTTTGATCCGCGCGCAGGGACCATACAACCCCTTGCCTATTGCAAGGGACTCGCGCGCGCCGCCGTAGCTCATGGCGCACAAATCTTCCAAAACTCGCCGGTGACTGCCTTCTCGTATGCGAACGACGCCTGGCGGGTCGATGTGGACGGCAAGGTCGTGACGGCGAAATCGCTGCTGATCGCGACCAATGCCTATCACTTCAACGCCAAGAAGGCTTTCGAACCGCAGATCGTGCGTGTGGGATACTGCCAATTTGCGACGGTGCCGCTGAGCATTCGGGAACTAGCCCGAACTCTTCCTGGAAAAGAAGGATGTTGGGACACCGCGCTCGTCATGTCCTCTTTTCGGCTCGACGATGCCGGACGTCTGATCGTCGGCGGTTTGGGCGATCTGGAGGGCCCGGCAAGGGCTATCCACGAACATTGGGCACGCAAGAAATTGCGTGAATTGTTTCCCCAATTACAGGTCAATCATTTCGAATATTGCTGGGGAGGGCGGATTGCCATGACCTCTGATCATATTCCCAAGTTCGTTGAATTTTCTCCCAACGCACTGGCCTGTTTCGGCTATTCCGGGCGCGGTATAGGGCCTGGTACCGTGTTCGGCGCCGCCGCTGCCTGGGCATTGCTGACTGGCAATCCTGACCACCTCCCACTGCCTGCCGTCGCACGACATGATGAGCGTTTTGCTTCCGCTCGGGAAACCTATTATGAGGTAGGTGCAGCGATCGTTCACGCCACAGGTCTACCGCTTTGA
- the amaB gene encoding L-piperidine-6-carboxylate dehydrogenase — protein MSHQQILAAAGLTESDISGGELVVRSPIDGAEVARVKETALSEMPGIVAASKDAFEAWREVPAPRRGELVRLLGEELRASKNALGALVTLEAGKLLSEGLGEVQEMIDICDFAVGLSRQLCGKTIVSERPGHRMAETWHPLGPCGIISAFNFPVAVWSWNAALALVCGDPVIWKPSEKTPLTAIATQKILQRAIRRFGKDAPHGLAQLVIGDSEIGAALVDSTDIPVISATGSTRMGGIVGPKVAARWGRSILELGGNNAMIVAPSADLDMAVRAIVFSAVGTAGQRCTTLRRLIVHKTIKDELMEKVSKAYAGLKIGDPRDENILVGPLIDEAARDAMMAAIGRARAEGGTVTGGRPVADGVPSDGIYISPAIVEMNGQTDTVRSETFAPILYVLEYETLAEATAIQNDVPQGLSSCIFTLDIREAETFLSALGSDCGIANVNIGPSGAEIGGAFGGEKETGGGRESGSDAWKGYMRRQTSTVNYSTALPLAQGVRFDV, from the coding sequence ATGTCTCATCAACAGATACTCGCCGCTGCCGGCCTGACGGAAAGCGACATTTCGGGCGGAGAGCTCGTGGTACGCTCGCCGATTGACGGTGCGGAAGTGGCGCGGGTGAAAGAAACTGCGCTATCCGAGATGCCTGGGATCGTTGCCGCGTCCAAAGACGCCTTTGAAGCCTGGCGGGAGGTTCCGGCGCCGCGACGCGGCGAGCTTGTCCGCCTGCTCGGGGAGGAATTGCGCGCTTCCAAAAATGCGCTCGGAGCCTTGGTCACGCTTGAGGCGGGTAAGCTCCTCTCCGAGGGGCTGGGTGAAGTGCAAGAGATGATCGATATCTGCGATTTCGCTGTCGGTCTTTCGCGCCAGCTTTGCGGCAAGACGATCGTTTCCGAGCGTCCGGGTCATCGGATGGCCGAAACATGGCACCCATTGGGGCCGTGCGGGATTATCTCGGCATTTAATTTCCCCGTCGCAGTCTGGTCTTGGAATGCCGCGCTGGCATTGGTCTGCGGAGACCCTGTGATTTGGAAGCCTTCCGAAAAAACGCCGCTGACCGCGATAGCGACCCAGAAGATTCTCCAACGCGCCATCAGGCGGTTCGGTAAAGACGCGCCGCACGGCCTCGCGCAACTGGTAATCGGGGATTCAGAAATTGGAGCGGCGCTGGTTGATTCCACCGACATTCCGGTAATCTCGGCAACCGGTTCCACCCGCATGGGCGGCATCGTCGGCCCGAAGGTCGCCGCGCGCTGGGGTCGCTCGATCCTCGAACTTGGCGGCAACAACGCCATGATCGTTGCGCCATCGGCAGATCTGGACATGGCGGTTCGGGCGATCGTTTTTTCCGCCGTGGGCACAGCGGGACAGCGCTGCACGACGCTGCGCCGTCTGATCGTGCACAAGACGATCAAGGACGAACTGATGGAAAAAGTGTCCAAAGCCTATGCGGGGCTTAAGATTGGTGATCCCCGTGATGAAAATATACTTGTCGGCCCGCTGATCGATGAGGCGGCGCGCGACGCGATGATGGCGGCTATTGGACGCGCGCGCGCGGAAGGCGGGACTGTAACGGGCGGCAGGCCTGTTGCCGACGGCGTGCCCTCAGATGGCATCTATATAAGCCCCGCGATCGTCGAAATGAACGGCCAAACCGACACGGTTCGGTCCGAAACATTTGCACCGATACTGTATGTTCTCGAATATGAGACCCTGGCCGAAGCGACCGCCATCCAAAATGACGTACCGCAGGGGCTCTCTTCGTGCATTTTTACCCTCGATATCCGTGAAGCCGAAACCTTCCTTTCCGCTCTCGGGTCTGATTGCGGGATCGCCAATGTGAATATCGGCCCGTCCGGAGCCGAAATCGGCGGCGCTTTCGGCGGGGAGAAAGAAACCGGTGGCGGCCGCGAGTCCGGCTCGGATGCGTGGAAAGGATATATGCGTCGCCAGACGAGTACGGTGAATTATTCGACTGCGTTGCCGCTTGCTCAGGGCGTGCGATTTGACGTCTGA
- a CDS encoding LysR family transcriptional regulator yields the protein MTPRRFLPSISSLLALEAVDRLGSATAAAKELSLTHSAVSRQLKVLEGQLGVQLISRDGIRLRPTPAAREYCQSVRSCLQDLSRSSLKLKANPAGGSLNLAILPTFGMHWLAPRLRDFTERCPDITVNLSTRLAPFDFAQESFDAALHFGDRDWQGVTYLPVSREHVVPVCAPSLIDSPPTAPGELLQLPLLHLESRPRAWEDWFESYDHVAEGLHGMLFDQYSTMAQAAVHEMGVALLPSYLAQEEIEKGRLVKAFGEPVPAKGKYYLVWPTARPKRPSFEKFSSWIETVLELSD from the coding sequence ATGACGCCTCGCCGGTTTCTCCCAAGCATCAGCTCGCTTTTGGCATTGGAAGCTGTGGATCGGCTCGGCAGCGCTACGGCGGCGGCCAAAGAGCTGTCCCTGACCCACAGTGCCGTCAGTCGCCAGCTGAAGGTGCTCGAAGGACAGCTTGGCGTCCAGCTGATCAGTCGCGATGGCATAAGGTTGCGGCCGACTCCGGCCGCTAGGGAATATTGCCAGTCCGTGCGCAGCTGTTTGCAGGACCTTTCGAGATCCTCGCTGAAGCTGAAGGCCAATCCAGCGGGAGGCAGCCTCAATCTTGCGATATTACCGACGTTCGGAATGCATTGGCTGGCGCCGCGACTCCGCGATTTTACCGAGCGCTGTCCCGACATCACGGTTAACCTTTCGACGCGACTGGCCCCCTTCGACTTTGCGCAAGAAAGTTTCGACGCCGCGCTTCATTTCGGAGATCGGGATTGGCAGGGCGTCACTTACCTTCCCGTTTCACGCGAACATGTCGTGCCGGTTTGTGCGCCATCGCTGATCGACAGCCCGCCAACCGCGCCAGGGGAGCTTTTGCAATTACCGCTTCTGCATCTGGAGTCCCGTCCGAGAGCCTGGGAAGATTGGTTCGAAAGTTATGACCATGTCGCCGAGGGGCTACATGGCATGTTGTTCGATCAATATTCGACCATGGCTCAAGCGGCGGTGCACGAGATGGGCGTCGCTTTGCTTCCCTCATATCTCGCTCAGGAAGAGATCGAAAAGGGCCGGCTCGTCAAAGCATTCGGCGAACCGGTTCCGGCGAAGGGAAAATATTATCTTGTCTGGCCGACGGCCCGCCCAAAGCGGCCATCGTTCGAAAAGTTCTCGAGCTGGATCGAAACCGTCTTAGAGTTGTCCGACTGA